The following are encoded in a window of Onthophagus taurus isolate NC chromosome 3, IU_Otau_3.0, whole genome shotgun sequence genomic DNA:
- the LOC111419998 gene encoding uncharacterized protein, whose translation MVKQVRLDNDELKRSDSRDIESSDYSVTFEPVPEEEEDYFTKFNTLAGWQSILLMQFQIQMKAAILFSIYVTYIYSMVELAYAFGSNKTIYIESTPGREAMNSVLYTGDVIYALDCLSMLIFKRVKWKEIGYRYKSRPNFILTLEIISLIPLGPFYSTMVKPTMKISSVLRLRYTLRLVRLHSFFIEAKDYVGRNSYLLHLFLYVAFSVLLIVLSTTIAYIHNCNEDGSCNEEPNYEIYTESLYVASAIWTFVGCTSETKDWVLDNVLVAFIGFLMVSFFNGYFVCGILRKIRAKCCYINTCMWQKKTIAIWKKDFVKEWTRYHKKYEVLMEDYAGILWERTRGIYPSLYLWKFLPPIMYKEIFLDTCWVPLKHSHLFRNEEVYFLRLLSQRVEQRFFCPGEIIYRRDKYKTCMVYIVSGTVDILSEEDGETPIMSLSSGSCLGESSIIISYPSTSTVMSRDMCDAVILHKKDFVQLCLLYPEKMKRVISVINLRYVSARSFKIISEFQFNNVEYEERVGVLTMKWLKHTLRSLLFNVRKMGDLLNRRYLSKLEENVFCTKYLDLLAQAEDEDVITDTVFIKTQFPFVFRPNSVLTKLWNAIVLTLLSYLLISYPWFMVYYIEDRLFFEISFGVISFCWIIDLYLRSSIAIKTKYYNYNTVSDILIHNFSSFTYLLDIFAAIPWEVIFYLIEGKLTQNYSLLASANRLVKVYKLEQLFTTIKVETNTLVLLTITKFSIYLIIFWYYFAAVCFMLGRSSMNYVDFMGYVEKFDSNSTLHQVFMSMFGVIEFYCDLDVAGFPFAKGTGSKIVLIAFQYILECFNICFIAYLAAIVTMNRIDKHRMQEYTNNMEITMQCYKLNPVLQKRVWRYIDLQYRGTGIYFLISDEIFAEIPKELAVVSRGIHLGDVLKNVPLFYYLEDNVIYEIANVAMVHLVPENEVIVQIGEFVPEIYILIQGVCRMENFRGEYKLIEQNETFNALEACLDVKSLVTIRTETPCSLVTISIQNLKAVLLQFKLNYDHLETAINSYPYWSSVVKVYPKITKIIDEKKLVKKEYKYFGYFLKKRTKKYAAYKEGFTPKTAIFKPFLLRIVFSNNGKFVYYWEFTRGVFIYLTILMIPLLHVREDRLYSYKIFVCDLVAYIDIILRHNFSYYNEKGLEVMHPMKTAKYYWSHAFALDLFASLPFAKVISLLFGSSIQEYKLFQYNRFLQIYRFRYTLNNFFDTKVHLQQLMIYKYLPYVLVTITTLSSIFVKQTCSITLKKIDCTPDSSLQSKIKANTSIADVIGWGIYITTSSLTYSNHYLVQIGTTHELIYISLCAFLGMILIYLLLAKGIENCMAINRDLSVYQEAMQRLNLFLSYRKIDKHLKNELINHFEYRWKRTKGKSIHKSFKFFKRSFKVEALYNIYGILLTESTIFPTPNEGFFRSLLLEVEHEMYLKRGYIYRVNDVNDDVFILLKGNVHVVGADGNRLTQLSSGSIFGNLDNCPIGRRTLSIIASSHVDVLRFSSAVLFRHLANFDHLHRHFKKLTQFDTDYIPEKSSHVREALHLLTSSTQIIKPSLSSYFEKSAFFKWKIFNRNLFIEFWEKFVICYVSYCSYFIELYHLTTLCDSYLIYCLLYSIDLIFLIKIYLMFHTAYEDEYGIVIKNHSAIAKRYIKMKIGFILDVFTTLPLDVFMYAFQNTSYSRYMYPILRLNRLPRIVIAMAKLRSLTQKLNVTVLFVRMWYLVTWTLIAMVTIGSTLLFFNYKYYPNMSQRLFNFLTCIQYVINSCISTSKSIPIDKFEINWAWTMWISTVLIFSKAILLFFITECCSILIVVNHTRNSYEQFMIFIKSYLHKENISIPLTERVIDYSNLLWAYHKGVQFPVLLDEAPYYLKEALLDSMFGFHLNNHPIMKNLHKDLTRQMTARMKTLVFFPGDKVTYVGDIDRCMYFIDEGEVVALSEDTMYSEVIQEVLHVGEMFGMQQGILYNVGHNFTYKVTLYTVLVALKRDDWIHLLDFYPASKHVISQACGVKLDRVNL comes from the coding sequence ATGGTGAAACAAGTAAGATTAGATAACGACGAATTAAAACGATCGGATTCCCGCGATATAGAATCAAGCGATTACAGCGTTACATTTGAACCGGTaccagaagaagaagaagattaTTTCACAAAATTCAACACGTTAGCGGGATGGCAATCAATTTTATTGATGCAATTTCAAATCCAAATGAAAGCGGCAATTTTATTCAGTATTTATGTAACGTACATTTACTCGATGGTCGAGTTAGCATACGCCTTCGGATCGAATAAAACGATTTACATCGAATCGACACCCGGAAGAGAAGCAATGAACAGCGTACTTTACACGGGCGATGTGATTTACGCCTTGGATTGTTTGagcatgttaatttttaagcGAGTGAAATGGAAAGAAATTGGTTATCGTTATAAATCACGCCCAAATTTCATATTAACCCTCGAAATAATTAGTTTGATCCCATTAGGACCATTTTATAGCACCATGGTGAAACCAACAATGAAAATTTCGTCCGTTTTACGATTACGATATACTTTAAGATTAGTTCGATTgcattcattttttattgaagcTAAAGATTACGTTGGGAGAAATTCGTATCTTTTACACTTATTTTTGTACGTCGCATTTTCGGTGTTATTAATCGTTTTATCAACAACGATCGCTTACATTCATAATTGTAACGAAGATGGATCTTGCAATGAAGAACCTAATTATGAAATTTACACGGAATCTTTATACGTAGCTTCGGCGATTTGGACGTTCGTTGGTTGTACGAGCGAAACGAAAGATTGGGTTTTGGATAATGTTTTGGTGGCGTTTATTGGGTTTTTGATGGTTTCCTTTTTTAATGGGTATTTCGTTTGTGGTATTTTGAGGAAAATTCGGGCGAAATGTTGTTATATTAATACGTGTATGTGGCAGAAGAAAACGATTGCGATTTGGAAGAAGGATTTTGTTAAGGAGTGGACTAGGTATCATAAGAAATATGAGGTTTTGATGGAGGATTACGCGGGGATTTTGTGGGAACGAACTCGCGGGATTTATCCTTCTTTGTATTTGTGGAAATTTTTGCCCCCGATTATGTATAAGGAGATTTTTTTGGATACTTGTTGGGTTCCTTTGAAGCATAGCCATTTATTTCGGAATGAGGaggtttattttttgaggttgttGTCGCAAAGGGTTGagcaaagatttttttgccCCGGTGAGATTATTTATAGACGGGATAAATATAAGACTTGCATGGTTTATATCGTTTCGGGGACCGTTGATATTTTATCGGAGGAGGATGGGGAAACCCCGATTATGTCTTTGTCGAGCGGGTCGTGTTTGGGGGAGTCGAGTATTATAATAAGTTATCCCTCAACGAGTACGGTGATGAGCCGAGATATGTGCGATGCGgttattttgcataaaaaggaTTTTGTGCAATTATGTTTATTGTATCCGGAAAAAATGAAGAGGGTTATTTCGGTTATTAATCTCAGATATGTTTCGGCCCGCTCGTTTAAGATCATTTCGGAATTTCAATTTAACAACGTTGAGTATGAAGAGAGAGTGGGGGTTTTGACGATGAAGTGGTTAAAACATACTTTAAGATCGTTGCTATTTAACGTTAGAAAAATGGGGGATTTATTAAATAGGAGGTATTTATCGAAATTGGAAGAAAACGTTTTTTGCACTAAATACTTGGATTTATTGGCCCAAGCGGAGGATGAAGATGTAATAACCGACAcggtttttataaaaacccAATTTCCTTTTGTGTTTAGACCCAATTCGGTTTTAACGAAGCTTTGGAACGCGATCGTTTTGACGTTATTGAGTTATTTGTTGATTTCGTATCCGTGGTTTATGGTTTATTACATCGAAGATCgtttatttttcgaaataaGTTTCGGGGTGATCAGTTTTTGTTGGATAATCGATTTGTATTTGCGATCATCGATCGCgattaaaacgaaatattaCAATTACAACACCGTTTCGGATATTTTGATTCACAATTTTTCGTCGTTTACGTATTTGTTGGATATTTTCGCAGCGATCCCTTGGgaggttattttttatttaatcgaGGGGAAGTTAACCCAAAATTATAGCCTCTTAGCCTCGGCGAATCGTTTAGTTAAAGTGTACAAACTCGAACAACTCTTTACTACGATCAAAGTCGAAACGAACACTTTGGTTTTGTTGACGATAACGAAATTTTCGATTTATCTGATTATTTTTTGGTATTATTTCGCCGCGGTTTGTTTTATGTTGGGGAGGTCTTCGATGAATTATGTCGATTTTATGGGGTACGTCGAAAAATTTGATTCGAATTCGACGTTGCATCAAGTTTTTATGTCGATGTTTGGCGTGATCGAGTTTTATTGCGATTTAGATGTGGCCGGGTTTCCTTTCGCGAAAGGAACCGGCTCAAAAATCGTTTTGATCGCGTTCCAATACATCCTCGAATGCTTCAATATCTGCTTCATTGCGTATTTAGCGGCGATTGTGACGATGAATCGCATCGATAAGCACCGGATGCAAGAATACACCAACAACATGGAAATAACGATGCAATGTTACAAATTAAACCCGGTTCTACAAAAACGCGTTTGGAGATACATCGATTTGCAGTATCGAGGTACTgggatttattttttgatttccgATGAGATTTTCGCGGAGATTCCTAAAGAACTCGCGGTGGTTTCGCGTGGGATTCATTTGGgggatgttttaaaaaacgttCCGTTATTTTATTACCTCGAGGATAACGTAATTTATGAAATAGCGAACGTTGCGATGGTTCATTTGGTTCCTGAGAATGAGGTGATCGTGCAAATTGGGGAATTCGTCCcggaaatttatattttaatccAAGGGGTGTGTCGCATGGAGAATTTTCGGGGCGAATACAAACTTATCGAGCAAAATGAGACTTTTAACGCGCTCGAAGCTTGTTTGGACGTGAAATCTTTGGTGACGATTCGTACTGAAACGCCGTGTTCTTTGGTGACGATTTCGATACAAAATTTAAAGGCGGTTTTGTTACAATTTAAGTTGAATTATGACCATTTAGAGACTGCGATTAATTCTTATCCGTATTGGTCGAGTGTTGTTAAGGTTTACCCGAAGATAACTAAAATAATCGATGAGAAAAAATTGGTTAAAAAGGAATACAAGTATTTTGggtactttttaaaaaaacgaaccAAGAAATACGCCGCTTATAAAGAGGGGTTCACCCCAAAAACGGCGATTTTTAAACCGTTCCTTTTAAGAATCGTCTTCTCAAACAACGGGAAATTCGTGTATTATTGGGAATTTACTCGgggtgtttttatttatttaacaattttgatgattcCGCTTTTGCATGTACGAGAGGATCGGTTGTattcttataaaattttcgtgTGCGATTTAGTTGCTTATATCGATATTATTTTGCGgcacaatttttcttattacaaCGAAAAAGGGCTCGAGGTGATGCACCCGATGAAAACGGCGAAATATTATTGGAGCCACGCTTTCGCCTTAGATTTATTCGCGAGTTTACCTTTCGCGAAAGTCATCTCATTATTGTTCGGGTCATCGATACAAGAATACAAATTGTTTCAATACAATCGGTTCCTACAAATTTACCGATTCCGTTACACTCTCAACAATTTCTTCGACACCAAAGTCCACCTCCAACAATTAATGATCTACAAATACCTCCCTTACGTCCTTGTTACAATCACCACGTTATCCTCGATTTTCGTCAAACAAACCTGCAgcataacattaaaaaaaatcgattgcACCCCAGATAGTAGCTtacaatcaaaaattaaagccAACACCTCAATAGCTGATGTAATCGGGTGGGGGATTTACATCACAACGAGCTCATTAACCTACAGTAATCACTATTTGGTTCAAATTGGTACAACTCACgaattgatttatatctcTTTGTGCGCGTTTTTAGggatgattttaatttatttattgctaGCGAAAGGAATTGAAAATTGCATGGCAATAAACCGCGATTTAAGCGTGTACCAAGAAGCGATGCAgcgattaaatttattcttatcgTATCGAAAAATCGATAAGCAcctcaaaaacgaattaataaaCCATTTTGAGTATCGCTGGAAAAGAACTAAAGGAAAAAGTATCCACAAATCATTCAAATTCTTTAAGCGCTCCTTCAAAGTCGAAGCTCTCTACAACATTTACGGGATCCTTTTAACCGAATCAACCATTTTTCCGACCCCAAACGAAGGATTTTTTCGAAGCTTACTCTTAGAAGTTGAACAtgaaatgtatttaaaacgcgggtacatatacagggtgaacGATGTAAACGATGacgtgtttattttattaaaaggaaACGTGCACGTCGTTGGAGCTGATGGAAATCGATTGACTCAATTAAGTTCGGGAAGCATTTTCGGGAATTTAGATAATTGCCCGATTGGAAGAAGAACTTTAAGTATAATAGCGTCAAGTCACGTCGATGTTTTGCGATTTAGCAGCGCCGTTTTATTCAGACACCTCGCAAATTTCGACCATTTACATCGccacttcaaaaaattaactcaattcgACACCGATTATATCCCCGAAAAATCCTCACACGTCCGAGAAGCTTTGCATTTATTAACAAGCTCAACTCAAATAATCAAACCATCTTTATCAAGTTATTTCGAAAAATCcgcattttttaaatggaaaatatttaatcGAAACTTATTCATTGAATTTTGGGAGAAATTCGTAATCTGCTACGTCTCTTATTGTAGCTATTTCATAGAGCTTTATCATTTAACGACGTTATGCGACTCATATTTGATTTATTGCCTTCTTTATTCgatcgatttaatttttttaatcaaaatttatttgatgtttCACACCGCTTATGAAGACGAATACGGAAttgtcataaaaaatcattcagcGATCGCCAAAAGAtacattaaaatgaaaattggattTATTTTAGACGTTTTTACAACTTTACCCCTCGACGTTTTTATGTACGCATTCCAAAACACATCTTACTCAAGATACATGTACCCGATTCTTCGATTAAATCGATTACCACGGATTGTTATTGCAATGGCAAAATTAAGAagtttaactcaaaaattaaacgtaaCCGTTTTATTCGTTAGGATGTGGTATTTAGTAACTTGGACTTTAATTGCGATGGTCACAATCGgatcaactttattattttttaattacaaatattaCCCAAATATGTCACAAAGActctttaatttcttaacttGCATACAATACGTAATCAACAGTTGCATTTCAACATCAAAATCGATTCCAATCgataaattcgaaataaattgGGCATGGACGATGTGGATTTCGACGGTTTTAATATTCTCAAAAgcaatcttattattttttataaccgAATGTTGCTCAATATTAATCGTTGTTAATCACACGAGAAATTCTTACGAACAATTcatgatttttatcaaatcgTACCTccacaaagaaaatatttcgaTCCCTTTAACCGAAAGGGTTATTGATTACTCAAATTTGTTATGGGCGTATCACAAAGGGGTGCAATTCCCCGTTTTATTAGACGAAGCCCCTTATTATCTAAAAGAAGCACTTTTAGACTCAATGTTTGGATTCCACTTAAACAATCACCCAATCATGAAAAATTTACACAAAGATTTGACACGGCAAATGACCGCGAGGATGAAGACGTTAGTTTTTTTCCCCGGCGATAAAGTCACTTACGTCGGGGACATAGATAGGTGCATGTATTTTATCGACGAGGGCGAAGTGGTCGCTTTAAGTGAAGACACGATGTACTCCGAGGTGATTCAAGAAGTGTTACACGTCGGGGAAATGTTCGGAATGCAGCAAGGGATTTTATACAATGTGGGACACAATTTCACGTATAAAGTTACTCTTTATACGGTTTTGGTTGCGTTAAAACGAGACGATTGGATACATTTATTGGATTTTTATCCAGCTTCGAAACATGTTATTTCTCAAGCTTGTGGTGTCAAATTAGATCGTGTTAATTTATGa